A genome region from Marinobacter panjinensis includes the following:
- a CDS encoding tetratricopeptide repeat protein — MAMVSVKHWRAGALMTAVLLSGCAGLGTVGGVDKAPEAPAGNVVESKPAAPKDAQASRRYLPQQAYDAQGKKIAYVPAPNPYTGTSAPVPPDAVARFREADGLMADEHYRDARKAFEAITRDYPDLSGPWLKLGELAEIGERMERAEKSYEKALAVNPQNVNAYLALALFQRRSGDFAAARDTYVAALALWKDFPEAHLNLAILYDLYMNQPALAQPHFEAYDFLSGGDNPQVADWLIEIRRRTGIDTSFIDTPPPAPTPEVVPAEPMAAEKSDETTKTEDKG, encoded by the coding sequence ATGGCGATGGTATCCGTTAAACACTGGCGTGCGGGCGCCCTCATGACCGCAGTGCTGCTGTCCGGCTGTGCCGGACTGGGCACAGTCGGCGGAGTGGACAAGGCCCCGGAGGCTCCGGCCGGGAACGTGGTGGAGAGCAAGCCGGCGGCGCCGAAAGATGCCCAGGCCAGTCGGCGCTACCTGCCCCAGCAGGCCTACGATGCGCAAGGCAAGAAGATCGCCTACGTACCGGCTCCGAATCCTTACACCGGTACCTCCGCACCGGTGCCACCGGACGCCGTGGCCCGTTTCCGCGAAGCCGACGGTCTGATGGCCGACGAACACTACCGGGATGCCCGCAAGGCGTTTGAAGCCATCACCCGGGATTATCCGGATCTGTCCGGTCCCTGGCTGAAGCTGGGTGAACTGGCGGAAATCGGCGAGCGCATGGAGCGGGCGGAAAAGTCTTACGAGAAGGCGTTGGCGGTCAATCCCCAGAACGTGAATGCCTATCTCGCCCTGGCGTTGTTCCAGCGTCGCAGTGGTGATTTTGCGGCCGCCCGCGACACCTATGTCGCTGCACTGGCGCTGTGGAAGGACTTCCCCGAGGCGCACCTGAACCTGGCGATCCTGTACGACCTGTACATGAACCAACCCGCGCTGGCGCAACCACATTTCGAGGCTTACGACTTCCTGAGCGGAGGTGACAACCCGCAGGTGGCCGACTGGCTGATCGAAATCCGCCGCCGTACCGGCATCGACACCAGCTTTATCGACACCCCGCCGCCGGCCCCCACACCAGAGGTTGTGCCGGCGGAGCCCATGGCGGCGGAGAAGAGCGACGAAACCACAAAAACCGAAGACAAAGGCTAG
- a CDS encoding ExbD/TolR family protein translates to MFVKRRELEESDIDITAFMNLMIVLVPVLLMTMVFNHISILELNLPDLTGSQTASAEENRQLEVVVRESAIEVYYPSGNLVKTIDKVEATDDGKEAHHDFRALSDVLQEIKRRLAAKNIAKKDALLLSEPGVTYQSLVSTMDTLRSAKTVVVAEAVDVELFPDISLGDAPTKKGGKS, encoded by the coding sequence ATGTTTGTAAAACGCAGAGAACTGGAAGAATCGGACATCGATATCACCGCGTTCATGAACCTGATGATCGTTCTGGTGCCGGTGCTGCTGATGACCATGGTGTTCAATCACATCTCAATACTTGAGCTCAACCTGCCCGATCTGACCGGCTCCCAGACCGCCAGTGCCGAGGAAAACCGGCAGCTGGAAGTGGTAGTACGGGAATCCGCGATCGAGGTCTATTACCCCAGCGGCAACCTGGTAAAGACCATCGACAAGGTTGAGGCCACGGACGACGGCAAGGAGGCGCATCACGATTTCCGTGCCCTGTCCGATGTCCTGCAGGAAATCAAGCGCCGGCTGGCGGCGAAGAATATCGCCAAGAAAGATGCCCTGCTGCTGTCGGAGCCGGGGGTGACCTATCAGTCGCTGGTCTCGACCATGGATACGCTGCGGTCGGCCAAGACCGTGGTGGTGGCCGAAGCCGTGGATGTGGAGCTGTTCCCGGACATCTCCCTGGGTGATGCACCGACGAAGAAAGGAGGGAAGTCATGA
- a CDS encoding AgmX/PglI C-terminal domain-containing protein — MTAMTTTPYDFALPWDASGDEDSRFKRILKRLLLLLLLLAVIFPWLPLPEIEREEKERVPPSLAKVLIEQRKVAPPPPPPEPVKQEEKTETVEKKAAAEPAPAKEVKKAREKVSNMGVAAFSKELSSLRSSLDVAKLQARNTNVKTGAAAKAARSVLGATSATKTSGGVNSSVMNDSGSGTQLAAHASTSVDSPIGSGTGGGGSATGSGGGSHRSSVAGGRDMEAIRRVFEQHKGAIYALYNRALRSDPGLKGKFVFHIVIEPDGSISSINLVDSQLEDQKLELKLLARIQMISFGAEDVAATPVNYKFDFMPG; from the coding sequence ATGACTGCAATGACAACAACACCCTACGACTTCGCTCTGCCCTGGGATGCCAGTGGTGACGAGGACAGCCGTTTCAAGCGCATTCTGAAACGCCTGTTGCTGTTGCTCCTGTTGCTGGCGGTGATCTTTCCCTGGCTGCCGCTGCCGGAAATCGAGCGGGAGGAAAAGGAACGGGTACCGCCCAGCCTCGCCAAGGTGCTGATCGAACAGCGCAAGGTGGCGCCTCCGCCGCCCCCGCCAGAGCCGGTGAAACAGGAAGAGAAGACCGAAACGGTGGAGAAAAAGGCCGCGGCCGAACCTGCCCCTGCCAAGGAAGTGAAGAAGGCCCGGGAAAAGGTCTCCAACATGGGCGTGGCGGCTTTCTCCAAGGAGCTGTCGTCACTGCGCAGTTCCCTGGATGTGGCGAAGCTGCAGGCCCGCAACACCAACGTCAAAACCGGTGCCGCGGCCAAGGCCGCCCGCTCGGTGCTGGGCGCCACTTCGGCCACCAAGACCAGCGGCGGTGTGAACAGTTCGGTGATGAACGACTCCGGCAGCGGCACCCAGCTGGCGGCGCACGCATCCACGTCGGTTGATAGTCCGATCGGCAGTGGCACCGGCGGCGGAGGCAGCGCAACTGGCAGCGGCGGCGGTTCGCACCGCTCCAGCGTGGCCGGTGGTCGCGATATGGAAGCCATTCGCCGGGTCTTCGAGCAGCACAAGGGCGCCATTTATGCCCTGTACAACCGGGCGCTGCGCAGCGATCCGGGGCTCAAGGGCAAGTTTGTGTTCCACATCGTAATCGAGCCGGATGGCAGCATCTCCAGCATCAATCTGGTGGACAGTCAGCTGGAAGACCAGAAGCTGGAGCTGAAGCTCCTGGCCCGGATCCAGATGATTTCCTTCGGAGCGGAGGATGTCGCCGCCACGCCGGTCAATTACAAGTTCGATTTTATGCCTGGTTAA
- a CDS encoding MotA/TolQ/ExbB proton channel family protein, which produces MNLYSSIVSFFQEGGAFMFPIALVLMVGLAIAAERWLFLRRAFHSNKAAYGELLPLMKNNQFDEAEKKAQDSSSAISRLIAVALDTMRASPRRDDIHAAMQEGVMESIPRLSKRTNYLSILANVSTLLGLLGTIIGLIAAFTAVANADPADKATLLSQSISVAMNTTAFGLIAAIPLLLIHSLLQNKTLEIVESIEMAGVKALNTIVRSNRRSVNTRESDA; this is translated from the coding sequence ATGAATCTTTACTCAAGCATTGTTTCATTCTTCCAGGAAGGCGGCGCCTTCATGTTCCCGATTGCCCTGGTGTTGATGGTGGGCCTGGCCATTGCGGCCGAGCGCTGGTTATTCCTGAGACGGGCTTTTCATTCCAACAAGGCCGCCTACGGCGAGCTCTTGCCCCTGATGAAAAACAACCAATTCGACGAGGCCGAGAAGAAGGCCCAGGACAGCAGTTCGGCGATTTCCCGGCTGATTGCCGTGGCGCTGGACACCATGCGCGCATCGCCCCGCCGCGATGACATCCACGCCGCCATGCAGGAAGGCGTGATGGAAAGCATTCCGCGCCTGTCCAAACGCACCAACTACCTGTCCATCCTCGCCAACGTCTCGACCCTGCTGGGGCTGCTGGGCACCATCATCGGTCTGATCGCCGCTTTCACCGCGGTGGCCAATGCCGATCCCGCGGACAAGGCCACCCTGTTGTCGCAGTCCATCTCGGTGGCGATGAACACCACCGCCTTCGGCCTGATCGCGGCCATTCCACTGCTGCTGATCCACTCCCTGCTGCAGAACAAGACACTGGAAATCGTCGAGAGCATCGAGATGGCCGGTGTGAAGGCCCTGAATACCATCGTTCGCAGCAACCGTCGGTCCGTTAATACCCGTGAATCCGACGCCTGA
- a CDS encoding ExbD/TolR family protein produces the protein MNEKLTSFGLQSSTKAFMKPAKLNLVSLMDIFTILVFFLLLNSGSNEILKVNDVVLPDSTAEERPKETTVVTITEDDILVDGRPVATINEVIMSNGLIDGLMEELRFQATKRTELTEREKTLGRAVTILGDQEIPYELLKRVMLTCAKADYRDLSMAVSRVSGNSGA, from the coding sequence ATGAATGAAAAACTGACCTCCTTCGGTCTGCAGAGCAGCACCAAGGCCTTTATGAAGCCGGCCAAACTGAACCTGGTCTCGCTGATGGACATCTTCACCATTCTGGTGTTCTTCCTGCTGCTCAATTCCGGCAGCAATGAAATCCTCAAGGTCAACGATGTTGTCCTGCCGGATTCCACCGCAGAAGAACGCCCTAAGGAAACCACCGTGGTGACCATCACCGAGGATGACATCCTGGTGGACGGCCGCCCCGTTGCCACCATCAACGAGGTGATCATGTCCAACGGTCTGATTGACGGCCTGATGGAAGAGCTTCGGTTTCAGGCCACCAAACGCACGGAGTTGACCGAGCGCGAGAAGACTCTGGGGCGGGCGGTAACCATTCTGGGTGACCAGGAAATTCCCTACGAACTCCTGAAGCGGGTGATGCTGACCTGTGCCAAGGCGGATTATCGGGACCTTTCCATGGCCGTTTCACGCGTTTCCGGCAACAGCGGCGCCTGA
- a CDS encoding PD40 domain-containing protein: protein MKTFQRKASSLVLAGLVAVSLSGCFEGKLSSNDQAILADQPFAYVVRDYPDMGKVSSANERPPLDPRAPYAFEPGAKLMVRDRIALSSGERDVLTRYFGSSGYDVKDLDVSPDGERMVFAARGPADNAAHSSWNIYEYTFATGEVRRILKDNELANLGHDTNPAYTNEGTIIFSSSRQHARGDWRLLDLREYLVDFEEPASLLHSVKPDGSDLTQITFGEFHDIEPSTMNDGQIVFIRFGRLYETLEDCTTADIDDPDFNQQTNGGGYGQGNGGKFPSGLEEPKEWTEEDKCTASLEGDTEGERVFVEDVLSLYRITPSGGNVHRYFGSLSEAFSDASFIHYMDPIPLDDGNLLTIMRHVYNPIYGGDVVTINSQNFFAVDVPISDDAIGEAEESMTPGLVNFYPNQVSPSGWYSSVAPYGDGSGRLLAGWSQCLTESEGITGVCEGSSTIDNLSAPQYGIWMLDPSQNTRLPVVRSAKRSLFTDVVIADKNELARPYTGDQHNLNLEDNTALFHIRSIYDLDGADMAAQFDGGIETRRDPSLTRPDDRSERFIRVLGKREIPAELEQAILTDVTYNPNDSTRKNLYLWPLLGSDNKKSLYDVLSYATVEPDGSAMVKVPADTSFTFEVVNKYGKRVDLIAEADYNYSYLMQHPQSLLLENGQVLKCYGCHDPELDTPHARTDVELASANPGAPGDAMPFPNANPTILAANWKDTMAEALVNSLGKLTTTWADTLRYEDYWSNPPDDSLAFENTYAQLDTPAPVTDSSCLTNWTPNCKSTINYLEHIQPIWDECRVNPNEGGALTSCTNCHSKAETGGKSCPGGDSGPGGDLVLGGGSASWDERFIESYVELFEADYYMRKTETGEWVEVEDPDAEGACPGGLQGDLTILPDPGVCFSRRLMSARGAIASARFFSLFDKDPDDDAYEIETIETETIKQSHTGMLTDAELRLIAEWLDSGGHIYNDPEKFEFPNP, encoded by the coding sequence ATGAAGACATTTCAACGTAAGGCCAGCAGCCTAGTGCTGGCGGGGCTGGTTGCGGTAAGCCTGAGCGGTTGTTTTGAAGGCAAGCTGAGCAGCAACGATCAGGCTATCCTGGCGGATCAGCCCTTTGCCTACGTGGTGAGGGACTATCCGGACATGGGAAAGGTGTCTTCAGCAAACGAACGACCGCCCCTGGACCCGCGCGCACCCTACGCTTTCGAGCCGGGTGCCAAGCTGATGGTCCGTGATCGCATCGCGCTCAGCTCGGGGGAGCGCGATGTGCTTACCCGCTACTTTGGTAGCAGCGGGTATGACGTCAAAGATCTGGACGTGTCTCCGGACGGCGAGCGCATGGTGTTTGCGGCTCGCGGTCCGGCCGACAACGCGGCCCACAGCAGCTGGAATATCTACGAATACACCTTCGCCACCGGTGAAGTGCGCCGTATCCTCAAGGATAATGAGCTGGCCAATCTGGGGCACGACACCAACCCGGCCTATACCAACGAGGGTACGATTATTTTCTCCTCGTCGCGGCAGCATGCCCGGGGCGACTGGCGCCTGCTCGACCTCCGGGAGTACCTGGTGGATTTCGAAGAGCCGGCGTCCCTGCTGCACTCGGTCAAGCCCGATGGTTCGGACCTGACCCAGATCACCTTCGGTGAGTTTCACGACATCGAACCGAGCACCATGAACGACGGGCAGATTGTGTTCATCCGCTTTGGTCGACTCTACGAAACTCTGGAAGACTGCACGACAGCCGACATAGACGATCCGGATTTCAACCAGCAGACCAATGGCGGTGGCTATGGCCAGGGCAACGGTGGCAAGTTCCCCTCTGGATTGGAAGAGCCAAAGGAGTGGACTGAAGAGGACAAGTGTACGGCGTCGCTGGAAGGTGACACCGAAGGCGAACGGGTGTTTGTTGAAGACGTGCTCAGCCTGTACCGGATTACCCCCAGTGGCGGTAACGTCCACCGTTATTTTGGCAGTCTGAGTGAGGCGTTCAGTGATGCTTCCTTTATCCACTACATGGATCCGATTCCGCTCGACGATGGCAACCTGCTGACGATTATGCGTCACGTCTACAACCCGATTTATGGCGGTGATGTTGTGACCATCAACAGCCAGAATTTCTTTGCCGTAGATGTGCCCATTTCGGATGACGCCATTGGCGAAGCGGAAGAGTCCATGACCCCGGGACTGGTGAACTTCTATCCCAACCAGGTGTCTCCGTCAGGTTGGTACAGCTCGGTCGCCCCCTACGGTGATGGTTCCGGCCGATTGCTGGCCGGCTGGTCACAGTGTCTCACCGAGTCCGAGGGCATCACCGGTGTCTGCGAGGGCTCCTCCACCATTGATAACCTGAGTGCTCCCCAGTACGGCATCTGGATGCTGGATCCGAGTCAGAATACCCGCTTACCGGTAGTCCGCAGCGCCAAGCGCTCCCTGTTTACCGATGTAGTAATTGCCGATAAAAACGAGCTGGCTCGCCCCTACACCGGGGATCAGCACAACCTGAATCTGGAAGATAACACCGCGCTGTTTCACATTCGCAGCATTTACGATCTGGATGGTGCCGACATGGCCGCGCAGTTCGACGGGGGCATCGAAACCCGTCGTGACCCGTCGCTGACCCGCCCCGACGACCGCTCAGAGCGGTTCATCCGGGTGCTTGGCAAACGGGAGATACCGGCCGAGCTAGAGCAGGCTATCCTCACCGACGTGACCTACAACCCGAACGATAGCACCCGCAAGAACCTGTACCTGTGGCCTCTGCTGGGTAGTGACAACAAGAAATCCCTCTACGATGTCCTCTCCTACGCCACGGTAGAGCCCGATGGTTCGGCTATGGTGAAAGTGCCGGCCGATACCAGTTTTACCTTCGAAGTGGTCAACAAGTACGGCAAGCGCGTGGATCTGATTGCCGAAGCGGATTACAACTACAGTTATCTGATGCAGCATCCGCAATCCCTGCTGCTGGAGAATGGGCAGGTCCTCAAGTGCTACGGCTGCCATGATCCCGAGCTGGACACCCCGCACGCACGGACCGATGTCGAACTGGCCTCCGCCAACCCTGGCGCTCCGGGCGACGCCATGCCGTTCCCCAACGCTAACCCGACCATTCTGGCGGCAAACTGGAAAGACACCATGGCCGAGGCCCTGGTGAATTCCCTGGGCAAGCTGACCACCACCTGGGCCGATACGCTTCGGTATGAGGACTACTGGAGCAATCCGCCAGATGATTCGCTGGCGTTCGAGAACACCTACGCCCAGCTTGATACGCCGGCCCCGGTCACCGATTCCTCGTGCCTGACCAACTGGACACCGAACTGCAAATCCACCATTAACTACCTGGAGCACATCCAGCCGATTTGGGATGAGTGCCGGGTGAATCCGAATGAAGGTGGAGCTCTCACCTCTTGCACGAATTGTCATAGCAAAGCTGAAACCGGAGGCAAGTCTTGTCCGGGCGGTGATAGTGGCCCTGGCGGAGATTTAGTGCTCGGCGGTGGAAGTGCGTCTTGGGATGAACGCTTTATCGAGTCTTATGTCGAGCTGTTCGAAGCTGACTATTACATGCGGAAAACGGAAACAGGTGAATGGGTTGAGGTGGAAGACCCGGACGCGGAGGGCGCATGCCCTGGAGGTTTACAGGGTGATCTGACGATTCTGCCGGACCCGGGCGTGTGTTTCAGCCGAAGACTGATGAGCGCCCGCGGCGCCATCGCAAGTGCCCGTTTCTTCAGTCTGTTCGATAAAGACCCGGATGATGATGCCTACGAAATAGAAACGATCGAAACGGAGACCATCAAGCAGAGCCACACGGGCATGCTGACCGACGCCGAGCTGCGCCTGATTGCCGAGTGGCTGGATTCCGGCGGCCATATTTACAACGACCCGGAAAAATTTGAATTTCCGAATCCCTGA
- a CDS encoding WS/DGAT/MGAT family O-acyltransferase produces MSPKQTPMSAVDHAWLRMDTPQNHMVICGVWMLDRPVSMSRLRHTIEKRFLCFDRFRQRVVEAGDRAYWQDDSLFDLDNHLHQIALPGKADKAELQKLASDLNSTSLDFRQPLWQMHYIDNYEGGSALLIRVHHCIADGISLVRVMLSLTDKTPEPKLSKVVSKRHSKPRKRSAIQQLLHRTVDNLQTAANQGRLFIQSVREEPNYPLKLASTASAVALDLIKLGLAPIEPKTGLKEPLSGRKQVAWADPLELAEVKACAKALGGTINDALLCTVTGALQRHFAAHQEAIPECGIRVAVPFNLRPLDQPIETLGNKFGLVLVTLPVEVQDPIMCFRQVQENMNRLKRSYQAQVTYSLLDLFGRGPDVIERRALDLLSNKASAVLTNVPGPKNALYLAGSKLTQPMFWVPQSGNIGIGMSILSYDGTVQFGITVDKAIHAEPDAVMDYFRQSFEALSQVALAGRQGNAKDKKGKVA; encoded by the coding sequence ATGTCACCTAAACAGACACCCATGTCCGCCGTTGACCACGCCTGGCTGAGAATGGACACACCCCAGAATCACATGGTGATCTGCGGAGTGTGGATGCTTGACCGCCCCGTTTCCATGAGCCGCCTCAGGCACACGATTGAGAAGCGCTTCCTCTGCTTCGACCGCTTCCGCCAGCGTGTCGTGGAGGCTGGAGACCGGGCCTACTGGCAGGATGACTCCCTGTTTGACCTGGATAATCACCTCCACCAGATCGCCCTGCCGGGCAAAGCTGACAAAGCCGAGCTCCAGAAACTGGCCAGCGACTTGAACAGTACTTCTCTGGATTTTCGGCAACCGCTCTGGCAAATGCATTACATCGACAATTATGAGGGTGGCAGCGCACTGTTGATTCGCGTCCACCATTGTATTGCCGATGGGATCTCGCTGGTCCGGGTCATGCTGTCACTGACTGATAAAACGCCAGAACCAAAACTCAGCAAAGTAGTGTCAAAGCGCCATTCAAAACCGCGCAAGCGATCCGCGATCCAGCAACTGCTCCACCGCACAGTGGACAACCTCCAGACCGCCGCGAACCAGGGGAGATTGTTCATTCAGTCCGTTCGGGAAGAGCCTAATTACCCCCTTAAACTGGCGTCGACCGCCAGCGCCGTGGCCCTGGACCTAATCAAACTCGGCCTGGCCCCCATTGAACCCAAAACCGGGTTGAAAGAGCCTCTTTCCGGACGCAAACAGGTTGCCTGGGCAGACCCTCTGGAGCTGGCCGAAGTAAAAGCCTGTGCCAAGGCACTGGGTGGCACCATTAATGATGCCCTGCTGTGCACCGTCACCGGTGCTCTGCAGCGGCATTTTGCAGCGCATCAGGAAGCCATCCCGGAATGCGGAATTCGCGTTGCCGTTCCTTTTAACTTGCGGCCTCTTGATCAACCCATCGAAACCCTCGGCAACAAGTTCGGACTGGTGCTGGTTACCCTGCCGGTGGAAGTGCAGGACCCAATCATGTGTTTTCGACAGGTACAGGAGAATATGAACCGGCTTAAGCGGTCTTACCAGGCCCAGGTTACCTACAGCCTTCTGGATCTATTTGGCCGCGGCCCCGATGTTATTGAACGGCGGGCCCTGGACCTGCTCAGCAACAAGGCCTCCGCAGTACTGACCAATGTGCCGGGGCCAAAAAATGCCCTGTACCTGGCGGGCAGCAAGCTGACACAACCCATGTTCTGGGTGCCCCAGAGCGGCAATATCGGTATCGGCATGAGCATTCTCAGCTACGACGGCACTGTGCAGTTCGGCATTACCGTCGATAAAGCCATCCACGCCGAACCAGACGCCGTGATGGACTATTTTCGACAAAGCTTTGAGGCCCTGAGCCAGGTGGCGCTGGCAGGCCGACAAGGCAACGCGAAAGACAAGAAAGGGAAAGTGGCGTAG
- a CDS encoding DUF4239 domain-containing protein, producing MNSQLIESIPIVWIFFGVSALMLFFCELGYQFGVRAKTRGDTEFNTSLGPMVGGLLGMLAFVLAFTFSMASSQHDLRKKNVLEEANLIGTAYLRADLLEERYKIQVKQLLRDYVAIRVAAADGSALETALEKSTEIHRLIWAPVSSAALDQPDTNTALVVQAINDVIDMHEKRVTGALRNRVPMSVWVALAAINALAMITLGIQVGHTGNRRLIALIPLALAFAVLVTLVVDLNRPSTGLIKVGQQSMSDLESSMAPETR from the coding sequence ATGAACTCTCAGCTGATTGAATCCATACCTATAGTTTGGATTTTTTTCGGGGTCTCTGCACTTATGCTCTTTTTTTGCGAATTGGGCTATCAGTTTGGCGTACGTGCCAAAACGCGGGGGGACACGGAGTTCAACACCTCACTGGGGCCAATGGTTGGCGGATTATTAGGCATGCTGGCCTTCGTTCTTGCCTTTACGTTTTCCATGGCCTCTAGCCAGCATGATCTCAGGAAAAAGAATGTCCTCGAAGAGGCGAATTTAATCGGAACGGCCTATCTACGAGCTGACTTACTTGAAGAGCGATACAAAATCCAGGTGAAGCAGCTACTGAGGGACTACGTCGCTATTCGCGTGGCGGCTGCAGACGGAAGCGCTTTAGAAACGGCCTTGGAAAAATCGACCGAGATCCATCGACTCATCTGGGCTCCGGTGTCATCAGCCGCGTTGGATCAACCTGATACCAATACAGCACTCGTGGTACAAGCCATAAATGACGTGATTGATATGCACGAAAAGCGAGTGACGGGGGCTTTGCGTAATCGCGTTCCCATGAGTGTCTGGGTAGCGTTAGCCGCCATCAATGCCCTGGCAATGATCACCCTGGGCATACAGGTGGGACATACGGGCAATCGACGATTAATTGCCCTGATCCCTTTAGCGCTTGCGTTTGCGGTGCTGGTGACACTGGTTGTTGATCTCAATCGACCTTCCACTGGCCTGATAAAGGTAGGGCAGCAGTCGATGAGCGATCTTGAGAGCAGCATGGCTCCCGAAACCCGGTAG
- a CDS encoding SOS response-associated peptidase, with product MQLEALGGIHLAQSFRGRSAMCGRYNVIDDPLVQDLLEILGIPIRVQTRLNIAPGAKGQIVYETNQGRILQDAIWSLLIEPKPDGSGYRPSPKYSTFNARSGSLGTSPLWKKRFHSQRAIIPASGFHEWTGAKGHKQCYNIHPVNSAIAFAGLYELWDFEGDVVPSFTIVTLPPHPRFSHIHPKSIPLMLGPDDFDMWLDPHLTNTDPLQHLLTTRIREPLVVEPIKSPASLEKMGQGEEIPADAM from the coding sequence ATGCAACTGGAGGCGCTTGGCGGCATTCACCTGGCCCAAAGTTTCCGTGGGAGAAGTGCAATGTGCGGCCGCTACAACGTAATCGACGATCCACTCGTCCAGGATCTACTCGAAATCCTGGGCATCCCCATTCGAGTCCAAACCCGCCTCAACATAGCACCAGGTGCGAAAGGCCAGATCGTCTACGAGACAAACCAGGGAAGAATCCTGCAGGACGCCATCTGGTCACTACTCATCGAACCCAAACCCGACGGTAGCGGCTATCGCCCCTCACCAAAATACAGCACCTTCAACGCCCGATCGGGAAGCCTGGGAACCAGTCCACTCTGGAAAAAACGATTTCACTCCCAGCGTGCAATCATACCGGCCAGTGGCTTCCACGAATGGACCGGAGCGAAAGGGCATAAGCAGTGCTACAACATCCATCCCGTTAATAGCGCTATCGCCTTTGCAGGCCTTTATGAGCTCTGGGACTTTGAGGGCGACGTCGTCCCATCGTTTACCATCGTTACCCTGCCGCCACATCCCAGATTCAGCCATATTCACCCGAAGAGTATTCCCCTGATGCTTGGGCCGGACGATTTTGATATGTGGCTGGACCCGCATCTGACGAATACCGATCCGCTACAGCACCTGCTTACAACCCGCATCAGGGAGCCGTTGGTGGTGGAGCCGATAAAATCACCGGCGAGCCTGGAGAAAATGGGGCAGGGGGAAGAGATTCCAGCGGACGCGATGTGA